Proteins found in one Streptomyces kaniharaensis genomic segment:
- a CDS encoding DUF927 domain-containing protein gives MRMQAEDAPEVPARTYYTDEGDLVLPEADAQLYGYGTLCGSEKAARDAWEETGAYAVVDPKAALVMGAMFSGPMLDSLGVLAHILNLHGPGQQGKSTMMFVCAALFGNIKPRRQRLLMTWNASKQGITQDLRGRGYLPLCLDEHSSSGRTPQQSSSEFSQICAGCLRSTGTVDGGIREMDGFWLSILLSSSNLPLKFEGQTEDLASRLLEIKAPFFPNAWVDLDGNAVGADHKGAEHVSKRLKRLARDHGGWPLEWARKAGAFTARS, from the coding sequence ATGCGCATGCAGGCGGAGGACGCCCCCGAGGTCCCCGCCCGCACGTACTACACCGACGAGGGCGACCTCGTGCTTCCCGAGGCGGACGCCCAGCTCTACGGCTACGGCACCCTGTGCGGGTCCGAGAAGGCCGCCCGCGACGCGTGGGAGGAGACCGGCGCGTACGCGGTCGTGGACCCCAAGGCCGCGCTGGTGATGGGCGCGATGTTCTCCGGCCCGATGCTCGATTCCCTGGGCGTGCTGGCGCACATCCTGAACCTCCACGGGCCCGGCCAGCAGGGCAAGTCCACGATGATGTTCGTCTGCGCGGCCCTGTTCGGGAACATCAAGCCGCGCCGACAGCGGCTGCTGATGACGTGGAACGCCAGCAAGCAGGGCATCACCCAGGACCTGCGCGGGCGCGGCTACCTGCCGCTGTGCCTGGACGAGCACAGCAGCAGCGGGCGCACCCCGCAGCAGTCCAGCTCGGAGTTCTCCCAGATCTGCGCGGGCTGCCTGCGCTCGACCGGCACGGTCGACGGCGGCATCCGGGAGATGGACGGCTTCTGGCTGTCGATCCTGCTGTCCAGCTCCAACCTGCCGTTGAAGTTCGAGGGGCAGACCGAAGACCTGGCCTCGCGCCTGCTGGAGATCAAGGCGCCGTTCTTCCCGAACGCGTGGGTGGACCTGGACGGCAACGCGGTCGGCGCCGACCACAAGGGCGCCGAGCACGTCTCCAAGCGACTCAAGCGACTGGCCAGGGACCACGGCGGGTGGCCGCTGGAGTGGGCCCGCAAGGCTGGCGCCTTCACCGCGAGAAGCTGA